AAAGAATTTCGTAAGGACAATCTTTCAAAGCGTGTTGCTTGTGGAAATATGAAATCGGTTTACCCGTTAATTCAAATACCTCCAAGGCTCTTAAAATTCGAGTGTAGTTACAGGGCCCTATGCTTTGAGCCGACAAAGGATCAACAACTTCCAGTCGGCGAAATAGACTTCCCGTTCCTTCCACTTCCTCAATCCCGTGTAACCGTGACCTCAATGTAGAGTCAGCCCGAGGAAGATCCGCTATTCCTCCTCTTAATAATCTAATATACAAACCTGTACCGCCAACCACAAGTGGAAGCGCCGATTTTTCAACAATTTTTGCAATTGCCGATCTGGCCTCCCTGACGTAGTCTCCCGCTGAGAAATCTTCGTCAGGATATCTAATATCCAGCATGTAATGGGGGACTCTTTCTCGTTCAGATCGTGACGGCTTGGCCGAGCCGATATCTAAAAATCTGTAGACCTGAATAGAATCCGCAGAAATAATAGCAGATTTAATCCCACGCGCCAATTCGAGCGCCACGGATGTTTTCCCTGAGGCTGTTGGTCCTCCGAGAATGATTATCTTGGGCTTCGCAAACATCTTTCAAACACAATAACGTCGAGATGACCGCTCAGACATGAGAAAACAGGCCGGAACCCCATTCTTTGTCCACAATTTCTTTTTCAAGCTTCAGTCCTGTTTCACGGAATGTTCTTTTCATTTCATCCCAATCCGTTCTGGTGACACCTGCAATTATCAAATATTTCCGGGAAAGCTCCGCCAACTTCGGGGCTGCGTCAACTAATGAGCGAAAATCCAGATTCGCTGTTACCACATCTGCGCTACGGGAAAGTTGGGCTAGACTTGACAATTTGATTTCGATTAACTCAGCCACCCCATTTAGACCCGCGTTCTTTTTGGCGGAATATACCGCCACAGGATCGCTATCCACGGCTATTACGGGAGCGGCTCCCAATTTCACAGCGGCTAAAGCCAAAATCCCTGAGCCACAACCAATGTCGAGCACGCTACAGCCTCTCGAGTCACGGACAACTTTTTCAATTGTTTGTTCCAGAAGAATCAAACAGCCTTGGGTAGTTTCATGAGTGCCTGTGCCAAATGCCTCCGCAGGTTCGATGATAATTACAATCTTGTTTTCGGTTTCTTCAGGTTGGTCCCATGGAGGGGCTACAATTAATCTTACTCCTATTTTCATAGGCTTGAATCGGTCCTGCCAGGCTATAGCCCAGTTTTCCTGTTTTAGAGGACTTATATGAATCATCGGTTCCTGGATAAAAGGGAAAAAGACCTTTAGGCTCTTAAGAAAGGTTTCCGTTTTCTCCTTTGATGCGTGCCACTGCTCAGTCTTGAGATAGCCCACAACCTTTACGAGATCCAGGTTTAGATCTTCGATCACGCAACCACCTGCGCCGATATCTAAAAGAAAATTCGACACCGAGTCAGACGCCTGATTCGAAACCTCTATTTCCAATGTGATCCAAGTCTCCGGCATGTTTGGTTCCCGCCTAATAAATTTGTCGATCGCTGGGTGAAAAAATTTTGAAGAGTTTGGGCGAATTCTGAAGAAATTGAAGATTAGTCTTGGGGTGAAAGAAGTTTATGCGCCTTGTCTGTAAGATTTATCTTAAGGCGCATAGAGTTTCTGAAGAAAAGGAATAAGTGTCAGTTTACAGTTTTCATACACTGCTGCGCCTGTTCGGATAACTGGCGGAAAAGTTGCCTCATCTGATTTTCCATCTGACGATTCTGGTCATATTGTTGAAAGAGGTTATCCATGGCCTGGATGGTTCCCTGATTCTTAGTAAGTTGAGCCATATTCTGTATTTGCTGCATCAGGCCTTGCGCTACTTTACTGTGCCATGTGGCCCGAGATTCATAGGCTCGAGCATTATTTACCAACTCCTGGCAGACATTTAAAGCCATCAGGTTATCTGAATAGACATTGGTAACGCTAGGAAAAGCTAAAAGAGAAATGGCCAATAATAGCAATGCTATGAATCTGAGGCTCATTCTGTCACCTCGTGTTTTTTAAGGATCTATAGCACCATCAATGATATAATGCAACTAATTTATAATTATTTATGCACATCATATTGTTTTTTAGAATGTAAATATGATGTTGTTCGGTAAAGTTTCCTCTTTTAAGGAAATCTTTTTGCATATCGCTTTTCACGTGATATTTCTATAATGTTATAAACAAGCTTTTGCTTAGACCCTTTTCTGGAGGACTAAGGTGCAAGACCCTTTTAGAACTATAGAATGGCGGGAAAACCATATAAGACTTCTTGATCAGACATTGCTGCCCAGGGAAGAAAAGTATCTCGAAATATATGATGTTGATGTTCTCTGCGACGCTATAAAGAAGCTCTCGGTGCGTGGCGCGCCTGCCATAGGTGTCGCGGCGGCCATGGGGGTAGCTCTGGGTATGTTGGAAGTCGGAATCGACAGGGCTAAAGACGCGCCTAATCATTTTGAACATGTCTGTTCTAAAATTGGCAAGACCCGTCCCACAGCGGTAAATCTCTTTTGGGCGCTGGAACGCATGAAAAATGTCTTTTACACAAACAGGGGATCAACTCTTCCTAATATTCAGGCGATTCTTGTTCAAGAAGCTGTATCAATTGAAGCCGAAGACAGACGGCTGTGTGAGCTTATAGGAATGCACGGCCAAGGTCTGTTCAAGGATGGGGATGTTATTCTGACACATTGCAACGCCGGGGGACTTGCCACCGCTGGTTACGGAACCGCATTGGGAGTAATCCGAGCCGCTTTTGAAACGGGCAAGAAAATCCGGGTTTATGCTGATGAAACCAGGCCTTTGAATCAGGGATCGAGAATCACTGCGTGGGAGTTAATGAAACTCGGAATACCCGTGACCGTAATTACGGACAATGCCGCAGGGGCAATAATGCAGTCCGGTGAAATAACCAAGGCTATTGTCGGAGCCGACAGGATAGCCGCCAACGGCGATACAGCGAACAAAATAGGCACATACTCTGTAGCAGTACTGGCGAGTCGACATGCTATACCTTTTTATGTCGCGGCCCCCTTGTCTACCATAGACATTTCCTTGTCTTCAGGGAAATTTATACCCATTGAGGAGCGAGATCCGATTGAGGTTACCAGTATTTGTGGAGTTCCCGTGGCCCCTGAAGGTGTAGCGGCAAGAAACATAGCGTTTGACGTCACGCCTGCGGAACTCATTTCCGGTATAATCACTGAAAAAGGGATTGCGACAAAGCCATTTACAGATTCTATCGCTATCCTTTTTTCGTAAGGAATTTTTTGAATTCCATGAATCTATCAATTTTAGATCAGAAGACAAAGAATAAAATAGACGCGTTGCAAATAGTGGACGCAACTTCCGGAAAAACTATCTCTTCATCGGATGCCGGTCCTGTCATAAATTCGCTGAGAAGGGAAAACCTAACACTTGATACGGATCTCTACGAACTGACCATGTCGGCGGGTTACCGTCTACTCGGGCGAGGCAATTACCAGGCGTGTTTTGATTTGTATTACAGGCAAAATCCCGATGACGGGGGGTTTTGTGTGTTCTCAGGACTGGAAAGTGTCATCAGCTATATAAACAATCTGGCTATTTATCCTGACGATATTGAATATTTGGCAAGCACTGGAATTTTCTCCGAGGAAGCCCTTGAAGCGCTTGCATCGGGAGTTTCTTTTTCAGGTGACGTGTGGGCTGTGCCAGAGGGAACTCTAGTTTTTCCGAATGAGCCTCTGATTAGAGTCGTGGGGCCAATTGCGGAAGCTCAGATTCTGGAAACCACCTTACTAGCGTTGGTTGGACATCAAACGCTCATAGCCACCAAAGCCGCCAGGCTTTGTACGGCAGCCAAAGGAGACCCCGTGGTCGATTTTGGCACGAGGAGGGCTCATGGAACACAAGCAGCGCTCTACGGAGCCCGCGCGGCCTATATTGGAGGATGCGACGGGACGTCCAATGTGAAGTCGGGTAAATTATTCGGAATTCCCGTCAGGGGCACTCACGCTCACAGTTGGGTTGAAAGTTTTGAAAATGAGATAGAAGCCTTTAGAGGGTTCGGCCGTGTTTTTCCAGATAATTGTGTCCTACTTGTAGACACTTACGACACAATACAAGGAATCAGAAACGCTATTCAGGTTGGCCGTGAGCTTGACCTAAAGGGTAAGAGACTCAGTGGCGTCAGGATAGATAGCGGCGACCTTGCTTATTACTCCAAAGTCGCCAGACAAATGCTCAACGATGCGGGATTTGGCGAAACAAAAATCCTGGCGAGTAGTGACCTGGATGAATGGTTGATTGAAAGCCTCAAACAACAGGGAGCCCAGATTGACATTTGGTGTGTCGGGACCAGACTCATGACTTCTTATCAAACCCCTGCGTTGGGCGTCGTATACAAACTAATGGCGGTAGATCGCGGAGACGGGAAGCTCACGCCAAGAATCAAGATTTCCCACAATCCGAATAAGGTGACCAACCCGGGTATCAAGAAAATTTTCCGATTCTTCAACGGAGGGAACCGGATGATAGGGGATCTGTTAACTCAGATTGATGAACCGATTCCCCACTCAAGACCGATTATGGCGCATCATCCCATGTACGATTATATGAAAAAGGTTTATAAGCCTCCTTTTAAGACAATGGAGCTTATGGTTCCGATTTTTAGAAATGGTCGGCAAGTTTATAAATGTCCCCCCCTCTTGGAAATCAGAACACGGGCTTTACAGCAATTGGAAGCGCTTGAACAGGAGTTCAAGAGATTTTCCAACCCGCATATATACAAAGTTTCTCTTTCTGA
The window above is part of the Desulfomonilaceae bacterium genome. Proteins encoded here:
- the miaA gene encoding tRNA (adenosine(37)-N6)-dimethylallyltransferase MiaA; this encodes MFAKPKIIILGGPTASGKTSVALELARGIKSAIISADSIQVYRFLDIGSAKPSRSERERVPHYMLDIRYPDEDFSAGDYVREARSAIAKIVEKSALPLVVGGTGLYIRLLRGGIADLPRADSTLRSRLHGIEEVEGTGSLFRRLEVVDPLSAQSIGPCNYTRILRALEVFELTGKPISYFHKQHALKDCPYEILYLGLSPEREKLYRSIDNRVDSMLNEGLLDEVKDLYDKGYSRDLKSLQSLGYRHAGMVLSGETDISEAAVLMKKDTRHYAKRQLTWFRSEPDVRWFDPQEISTIGVEVDNFLGH
- a CDS encoding 50S ribosomal protein L11 methyltransferase yields the protein MPETWITLEIEVSNQASDSVSNFLLDIGAGGCVIEDLNLDLVKVVGYLKTEQWHASKEKTETFLKSLKVFFPFIQEPMIHISPLKQENWAIAWQDRFKPMKIGVRLIVAPPWDQPEETENKIVIIIEPAEAFGTGTHETTQGCLILLEQTIEKVVRDSRGCSVLDIGCGSGILALAAVKLGAAPVIAVDSDPVAVYSAKKNAGLNGVAELIEIKLSSLAQLSRSADVVTANLDFRSLVDAAPKLAELSRKYLIIAGVTRTDWDEMKRTFRETGLKLEKEIVDKEWGSGLFSHV
- the mtnA gene encoding S-methyl-5-thioribose-1-phosphate isomerase, with product MQDPFRTIEWRENHIRLLDQTLLPREEKYLEIYDVDVLCDAIKKLSVRGAPAIGVAAAMGVALGMLEVGIDRAKDAPNHFEHVCSKIGKTRPTAVNLFWALERMKNVFYTNRGSTLPNIQAILVQEAVSIEAEDRRLCELIGMHGQGLFKDGDVILTHCNAGGLATAGYGTALGVIRAAFETGKKIRVYADETRPLNQGSRITAWELMKLGIPVTVITDNAAGAIMQSGEITKAIVGADRIAANGDTANKIGTYSVAVLASRHAIPFYVAAPLSTIDISLSSGKFIPIEERDPIEVTSICGVPVAPEGVAARNIAFDVTPAELISGIITEKGIATKPFTDSIAILFS
- a CDS encoding nicotinate phosphoribosyltransferase — protein: MNLSILDQKTKNKIDALQIVDATSGKTISSSDAGPVINSLRRENLTLDTDLYELTMSAGYRLLGRGNYQACFDLYYRQNPDDGGFCVFSGLESVISYINNLAIYPDDIEYLASTGIFSEEALEALASGVSFSGDVWAVPEGTLVFPNEPLIRVVGPIAEAQILETTLLALVGHQTLIATKAARLCTAAKGDPVVDFGTRRAHGTQAALYGARAAYIGGCDGTSNVKSGKLFGIPVRGTHAHSWVESFENEIEAFRGFGRVFPDNCVLLVDTYDTIQGIRNAIQVGRELDLKGKRLSGVRIDSGDLAYYSKVARQMLNDAGFGETKILASSDLDEWLIESLKQQGAQIDIWCVGTRLMTSYQTPALGVVYKLMAVDRGDGKLTPRIKISHNPNKVTNPGIKKIFRFFNGGNRMIGDLLTQIDEPIPHSRPIMAHHPMYDYMKKVYKPPFKTMELMVPIFRNGRQVYKCPPLLEIRTRALQQLEALEQEFKRFSNPHIYKVSLSEKLYRVKKNLLSFHREKLKAEKKRLKIP